A stretch of Lathyrus oleraceus cultivar Zhongwan6 chromosome 6, CAAS_Psat_ZW6_1.0, whole genome shotgun sequence DNA encodes these proteins:
- the LOC127093895 gene encoding uncharacterized mitochondrial protein AtMg00810-like, producing the protein MDNCKAMSTPMGSRTYVDQDESIMAIDITKYRENLKESHLTAIKRIMKYLKGTTNVLLWYPKGSICDLVGFSDSDYAGSKTDRKITSCTCHILGNALVSRSCKKQVCVALSTVEAECIAAGSCCA; encoded by the exons ATGGATAATTGTAAAGCTATGTCTACTCCAATGGGATCCAgaacttatgttgatcaagatgaatccaTTATGGCAATAGATATTACAAAGTACCGAG AAAATCTTAAGGAATCACATCTCACCGCTATAAAGagaatcatgaagtatctcaagGGAACTACCAATGTTCTCctatggtatccaaaaggtagtatatgTGATCTAGTTGGATTTTCTGACTCAGATTATGCGGGTTCCAAAACTGATCGCAAAATTACAAGTTGTACTTGTCACATTCTAGGAAACGCACTAGTATCACGGTCTTGCAAGAAACAAGTGTGTGTTGCACTTAGCACAGTCGAAGCAGAATGCATTGCGGCAGGAAGTTGTTGCGCTTAA